The Candidatus Koribacter versatilis Ellin345 genome has a segment encoding these proteins:
- a CDS encoding ribulokinase, which yields MAIVAGVDFGTLSVRVSLVDSERGMLASAVAEYPLHRRSDDPEYATQSHDDHMRSLAEATREAVNKAGVSGDQVEAIALDTTGSSVIPVGKDLTPLGEYYLWCDHRSKGEAAEITEAAHREHLAAIDWCGGVYSSEWGFSKLLHWLRHNPDKRAEFVTAFEHCDMVAATLAGITDPKKVKRSACAMGHKWLWNPKLGGLPPEEFLVKVDPLLAGVRGKLEGEYTQSDHIAGHLCPYWAEQLGLKAGIPIPVGAFDAHWDAIGAGCRTDDMVNVIGTSTCIIGITPSVNLVPGVCGVVEGSVHPSRTGIEAGLSAVGDIFNAIATRAGTDVATLSHGLDKYRAGQTGLLRLTWDNGDRTVLVNPNLRGITLGWNLQSTAQDELFAAIEGTALHTRVILDRMAQNGVEIKRVINAGGIPQKNAVLNQVYANVLGRPVLVPSKSVTSLGSAIFAFLAAGTFKTVEDAQDKICPPHKMFEPQPSEQAVYDELYALYSELYFAFGTPATSGLGTVLPKLIKVSEHARKSAAVTS from the coding sequence ATGGCTATCGTCGCGGGAGTAGATTTCGGGACCTTGAGCGTGCGCGTCTCGCTCGTAGACAGCGAGCGCGGGATGCTCGCTTCCGCCGTTGCAGAATACCCGCTGCACCGTCGCTCCGACGATCCCGAATACGCTACCCAATCGCATGACGACCACATGCGATCGCTCGCCGAGGCTACGCGCGAAGCCGTGAACAAAGCTGGCGTCTCCGGCGACCAGGTCGAAGCGATTGCTCTCGACACCACTGGCTCCTCCGTCATTCCCGTGGGCAAAGATCTCACGCCGCTTGGCGAGTACTACCTCTGGTGCGATCACCGCTCCAAGGGAGAAGCTGCCGAAATCACGGAAGCCGCGCATCGCGAGCATCTAGCGGCCATCGATTGGTGCGGCGGCGTCTATTCCTCCGAGTGGGGCTTCTCCAAGCTGCTGCATTGGCTGCGCCACAATCCCGACAAGCGCGCCGAGTTCGTCACAGCTTTCGAACACTGCGACATGGTGGCCGCGACGCTGGCCGGAATCACTGATCCGAAGAAGGTGAAGCGCAGCGCCTGCGCGATGGGCCACAAGTGGCTCTGGAACCCCAAGCTCGGCGGGCTTCCCCCGGAAGAATTCCTCGTAAAGGTCGACCCGCTGCTCGCTGGAGTACGCGGAAAGCTCGAAGGCGAGTACACACAGTCCGATCACATCGCCGGACATCTCTGTCCGTATTGGGCGGAGCAACTTGGTCTCAAAGCCGGCATTCCGATTCCGGTCGGCGCGTTCGACGCGCACTGGGACGCCATCGGCGCCGGTTGTCGCACCGACGACATGGTCAACGTCATCGGCACTTCGACTTGCATCATCGGCATCACGCCGTCGGTGAACCTGGTTCCCGGCGTCTGCGGCGTGGTGGAAGGCAGCGTGCATCCCTCGCGCACCGGCATTGAAGCCGGGCTCTCCGCAGTGGGCGATATCTTCAATGCCATCGCCACTCGCGCGGGCACCGATGTCGCAACGCTGAGCCATGGACTCGACAAATATCGGGCCGGTCAAACCGGCTTGCTGCGACTTACCTGGGACAATGGCGATCGCACCGTACTGGTGAATCCGAATCTCCGCGGCATTACCCTAGGCTGGAACTTGCAGAGCACCGCGCAAGACGAACTCTTCGCTGCGATCGAAGGTACGGCCCTGCATACTCGCGTGATTCTCGATCGCATGGCGCAGAACGGTGTCGAGATCAAACGAGTGATCAACGCCGGTGGCATTCCGCAGAAGAACGCGGTCCTGAACCAGGTGTATGCGAACGTTCTCGGCAGGCCAGTGCTGGTTCCTTCGAAAAGCGTGACCAGCCTGGGTTCCGCGATTTTTGCTTTTCTGGCGGCCGGCACGTTCAAGACGGTGGAAGACGCGCAGGACAAAATCTGTCCGCCGCACAAAATGTTTGAGCCCCAACCATCCGAGCAGGCCGTGTATGACGAGCTCTACGCCTTATACAGCGAGTTGTACTTCGCTTTCGGAACGCCGGCCACAAGCGGTTTGGGCACAGTGTTGCCAAAATTGATCAAAGTTTCTGAGCACGCGCGCAAGTCGGCAGCCGTCACTTCCTGA
- a CDS encoding aldose epimerase family protein, which yields MQRIPKVLVLTLLAILTVGMAEAKTNVTKQTFGKVQDGTAVDLYTLSDGPYEARIMTYGGVLVSFKAPDKAGKTADVILGFDDAAGFYDNFNGAHNAFFDAIIGRYANRIGKGAFTLDGKKYDLPKNDGPNTLHGGPHGFNNVVWQGKQLPNGVELTYVSKDGEMGFPGNMTATVKYTLTKGDLRIEYSATTDKATVVNLTNHSYFNLAGEGSGDILKHQLMINASKITPVDATLIPTGELTSVDGTPFDFRKSTEIGARINNDDEQLKRGHGYDHNWVLDSTGGKLAEAAEVYEPTSGRVLKVLTDQPGIQFYSGNFLDGAVKGKGGKPYTHRSGLCLETQHFPDTPNHANFPSAELKPGQKYHTVTVFSFSTR from the coding sequence ATGCAGCGAATCCCAAAAGTTCTCGTGCTGACGCTCCTTGCTATTCTTACCGTCGGCATGGCGGAAGCGAAAACCAACGTGACTAAGCAAACATTCGGCAAAGTTCAGGACGGCACTGCCGTCGACCTCTACACCTTGAGCGACGGCCCGTACGAAGCCCGCATCATGACCTACGGCGGCGTGCTTGTTTCCTTCAAAGCGCCCGATAAAGCCGGCAAGACTGCCGACGTGATCCTCGGCTTCGACGATGCTGCCGGTTTCTATGACAACTTCAACGGCGCGCACAATGCATTTTTCGACGCCATCATCGGTCGCTACGCCAATCGCATTGGCAAAGGTGCATTCACTCTCGACGGGAAGAAATACGACCTGCCGAAGAACGATGGTCCGAACACGCTGCATGGTGGCCCGCACGGTTTTAACAACGTGGTGTGGCAAGGCAAGCAACTCCCGAACGGCGTGGAACTCACCTACGTGAGCAAAGACGGCGAGATGGGCTTCCCCGGGAACATGACCGCCACCGTGAAGTACACGCTCACCAAGGGCGATTTGCGGATCGAGTACTCGGCGACGACCGACAAGGCCACTGTCGTGAACCTGACCAATCACTCCTACTTCAACCTGGCGGGCGAAGGGTCAGGCGACATTCTGAAACATCAGCTCATGATCAACGCCTCGAAAATCACGCCCGTGGACGCGACTTTGATTCCGACTGGCGAGCTGACTTCAGTCGACGGCACGCCCTTCGACTTCCGCAAATCCACCGAGATCGGCGCACGCATCAACAACGACGATGAGCAACTCAAGCGCGGCCACGGCTACGATCACAACTGGGTGCTCGACTCAACAGGCGGTAAGCTTGCCGAGGCTGCAGAAGTGTACGAGCCAACTTCCGGCCGCGTGCTGAAAGTACTCACCGATCAGCCCGGCATCCAGTTCTACTCCGGCAACTTCCTCGATGGCGCCGTAAAAGGCAAAGGCGGCAAGCCCTACACCCATCGCTCGGGATTGTGCCTGGAGACGCAGCATTTCCCCGACACACCCAACCACGCGAACTTCCCGTCCGCCGAACTGAAGCCGGGACAGAAGTACCACACCGTCACGGTCTTCAGTTTCTCGACTCGCTAG
- a CDS encoding L-ribulose-5-phosphate 4-epimerase yields the protein MLLLQLRAEVLEANLELVRKGLVLYTFGNVSGVSREQGLIVIKPSGVPYDTMKPEHLVVTDMEGKIVEGDLRPSSDLATHLALYRAFPEIGGVAHSHSEYATAWAQARRPIPCFGTTHADYYHGSVPVTDPMADEEITGDYEMNTGHAIVRTLHKTGAAHVPGILVANHGPFAWGASAMKAAESAAILEYIARIACFTLSINGSSAAIGQALHDKHFLRKHGANSYYGQKKD from the coding sequence ATGCTTTTATTGCAACTCCGTGCAGAAGTCCTTGAAGCGAACCTCGAGTTGGTGCGGAAAGGGCTCGTTCTATATACCTTCGGCAATGTCAGCGGGGTCTCCCGCGAGCAAGGCCTGATTGTGATCAAGCCCAGCGGCGTTCCCTACGACACGATGAAACCCGAACATCTGGTCGTCACTGACATGGAAGGGAAGATCGTGGAAGGCGACCTCCGCCCTTCATCCGACCTCGCGACGCACCTTGCGCTCTATCGCGCATTTCCGGAGATCGGCGGCGTCGCCCACTCGCATTCCGAATACGCCACTGCTTGGGCACAGGCCCGGCGCCCGATTCCCTGCTTCGGCACAACGCATGCCGACTACTATCACGGTTCAGTCCCAGTCACTGATCCCATGGCAGACGAGGAAATCACGGGTGATTATGAGATGAATACCGGCCACGCCATCGTGCGCACGTTACATAAAACTGGCGCAGCGCATGTCCCGGGAATCCTTGTGGCGAACCACGGTCCATTTGCCTGGGGGGCCAGTGCGATGAAGGCGGCCGAGAGTGCCGCGATCCTCGAATACATTGCGCGAATTGCGTGTTTCACGCTGTCGATCAACGGATCCTCGGCGGCGATTGGACAAGCCCTGCACGACAAGCATTTCCTGCGCAAACACGGAGCAAATTCTTATTACGGCCAGAAGAAGGACTGA
- a CDS encoding beta-L-arabinofuranosidase domain-containing protein, whose amino-acid sequence MLDRRDFLKTAGIAAAGSYASRLSAAQAGPSQAHRFTTFNYGDVQLLDGPLKKQFDENHAFFLKLDEDRLLKVFRQKAGLPAPGEDMGGWYDLTGFDLAKGDFHGFVPGHTLGQYVSALARCYAATGSEETKAKVHRLVKGYGATLDDKASFFAGYRLPAYTYDKLSCGLIDAHEFAHDPDAMAIHEKLTRGMLQYLPEKALSRAEQRARPHKDESFTWDESYTLPENLFLAYRRTGNKFYRELGTRFLEDDTYFNPLSEGINVLAGEHAYSHMNAFCSAMQAYLTLDSERHRKAARNGFRMVAEQSFATGGWGPSEAFVEFNKGQLGDSLEKSHSSFETPCGAYAHFKLTRYLLQTDGDSTYGDSMERVMYNTVLGAKPIQPDGTSFYYSDYATVGKKVYHNDKWPCCSGTLPQVAADYHISIYLKATDGVCVNLFVPSTLIWKASDGSCKLTQETKYPFETSVAMRFATTQPVEQTLYIRIPAWVTSEPALRVNGQRTDVAAKPGAFAAIRRTWKDGDRIDLDLPMGFELQPVDGQHEKLVALVHGPLVLFAIGDSRPRFHRSDLLDAKPSANNDWSVRAAGGKQVVFRSFLKIQDESYSTYVEI is encoded by the coding sequence ATGCTGGATCGTCGGGATTTTCTAAAGACTGCTGGAATTGCGGCAGCCGGCTCCTATGCGAGCCGGCTGTCCGCTGCCCAAGCAGGACCATCGCAAGCGCATCGGTTCACGACCTTCAACTACGGGGATGTTCAGCTACTCGATGGTCCGCTGAAGAAACAGTTTGACGAGAACCATGCGTTCTTTCTCAAGCTCGATGAAGACCGCCTGCTGAAAGTCTTCCGCCAGAAAGCCGGACTGCCCGCGCCCGGCGAGGACATGGGTGGCTGGTACGACCTCACGGGCTTCGATCTCGCCAAGGGCGACTTCCACGGCTTCGTTCCCGGGCACACCTTGGGCCAATATGTTTCGGCGTTGGCCCGATGCTATGCCGCCACAGGATCGGAAGAGACCAAGGCGAAGGTTCATCGACTGGTGAAGGGTTACGGCGCCACGCTCGACGACAAAGCTTCATTCTTCGCCGGCTATCGCCTACCGGCCTACACCTACGACAAGCTCTCGTGCGGGCTAATCGACGCGCACGAGTTCGCACACGATCCCGACGCGATGGCGATTCACGAAAAGCTGACGCGCGGCATGTTGCAATATCTTCCTGAAAAAGCATTGTCGCGAGCGGAGCAGCGGGCACGGCCCCACAAAGATGAGTCGTTCACGTGGGACGAGAGCTACACGCTGCCGGAGAATCTGTTCCTCGCCTATCGCCGGACGGGCAACAAGTTCTATCGCGAGCTCGGAACTCGTTTCCTGGAAGACGATACCTATTTCAATCCGCTCTCGGAGGGTATCAACGTGCTCGCGGGTGAGCACGCCTATAGCCACATGAATGCCTTCTGTTCGGCGATGCAGGCCTACCTCACGCTCGACAGCGAACGGCACCGCAAAGCGGCGCGGAATGGCTTTCGCATGGTCGCCGAACAAAGCTTTGCCACTGGCGGATGGGGACCGAGCGAGGCATTTGTAGAGTTCAACAAAGGCCAGCTTGGCGACAGCCTGGAAAAGTCGCACTCGAGCTTCGAGACTCCTTGCGGCGCGTACGCACATTTCAAACTGACACGATATCTTCTCCAAACCGACGGCGACTCCACTTACGGCGACAGCATGGAGCGCGTGATGTACAACACTGTGCTCGGCGCCAAACCGATCCAGCCGGACGGAACTAGCTTCTATTATTCGGATTACGCTACCGTTGGCAAAAAGGTCTATCACAACGACAAGTGGCCGTGCTGCTCAGGCACGCTTCCGCAAGTCGCAGCGGATTACCACATCAGCATCTATCTCAAAGCGACAGACGGCGTTTGTGTAAATCTATTTGTTCCTTCGACGCTCATCTGGAAGGCCAGCGATGGGAGTTGCAAGCTCACGCAGGAGACGAAGTACCCGTTCGAGACTTCCGTCGCAATGCGATTCGCTACCACGCAGCCTGTCGAACAAACTCTGTACATCAGGATTCCGGCGTGGGTCACCAGCGAACCTGCACTTCGCGTGAATGGCCAACGCACAGACGTTGCGGCGAAACCGGGAGCATTCGCGGCAATCCGGCGTACTTGGAAGGACGGCGATCGCATTGATCTCGACCTGCCTATGGGCTTCGAGTTGCAACCCGTCGATGGGCAACACGAGAAACTCGTAGCCCTTGTTCACGGCCCCTTAGTGTTGTTCGCAATCGGCGATTCGCGGCCGCGTTTTCATCGCTCCGACCTGCTCGACGCCAAGCCATCCGCCAACAACGACTGGAGCGTTCGCGCCGCCGGTGGCAAGCAAGTTGTTTTTAGATCGTTCCTAAAGATTCAGGATGAGAGTTACAGCACGTACGTTGAGATCTAG
- a CDS encoding CRTAC1 family protein produces the protein MSLGILSRSSRDRCFSFFLAAALSLLNPHVSAGQEPNAGQGMGVSTSGTHAAVLDNQKRPITAGGFVDTGPVVFQDITAQAGLAAWNHVMGSEKKQFILETVGSGVALLDYDNDGWLDIYVVNGSTYDALNGKADSPHAALFHNNHDGTFTDVAKQAGVTNNRWGFGVAVGDYDNDGWPDVYVTNFGKNRLYHNNHDGTFTDVAEKAGVALGGWSTGPTFGDYDGDGKLDLFVPGYVQYDIAHPPVPGSDVVAFSTCEFRGIKVMCGPRGLKGEQDHLFHNNGDGTFTDVSEKAGVSDKNGYYGLASVFVDLNNDGRVDLAVADDSTPNYLYINKNNGTFEDASYASGYALNEDGHETASMGIAVGDYRNNGLLDLYNTVFSDDYNPLYRNDGDGNFTEVSYSMGIAEWTIPFLGWGTVFLDFDNDGWKDLLVANGHVYPEVDKSDWGTTFKQRPLLMHNVKGKFELMPAVTGSALASVYAGRGLAYGDLFNDGKIDAVINQLAGPPAVLRNVSADKNHWIAFKLVGGPKSPRDAVGAAVYVTAGVIRRRDDVLSGGSFASSNDQRVHFGLGESATADAVEIHWPSGVIQKLTSSLPADRYYTLEEGKTPVPQTQGNAKP, from the coding sequence ATGTCCCTGGGGATCCTCTCGCGATCGAGCCGCGATCGCTGCTTTTCGTTTTTCCTGGCTGCGGCTTTGAGCCTGCTGAATCCGCACGTTTCCGCGGGCCAGGAGCCCAATGCCGGCCAAGGCATGGGCGTTTCTACCTCCGGTACTCACGCGGCAGTTCTCGACAACCAGAAGCGGCCGATTACAGCCGGCGGATTCGTGGACACCGGGCCTGTGGTGTTTCAGGACATCACTGCTCAAGCCGGGCTTGCCGCCTGGAACCACGTGATGGGTTCGGAGAAAAAACAATTCATTTTGGAGACGGTCGGATCGGGCGTCGCTCTGCTCGATTACGACAACGACGGTTGGTTGGACATTTACGTTGTGAACGGCTCGACCTACGATGCTTTGAACGGTAAGGCGGACTCGCCGCATGCAGCGCTATTTCACAACAATCACGACGGAACGTTCACGGATGTAGCCAAGCAGGCGGGCGTGACCAACAATCGCTGGGGCTTCGGCGTTGCAGTGGGCGACTACGACAACGACGGCTGGCCCGACGTGTACGTGACGAATTTCGGTAAGAATCGCCTGTACCACAACAATCATGATGGGACGTTTACCGACGTTGCGGAGAAAGCGGGCGTCGCGCTAGGCGGGTGGTCCACTGGGCCCACGTTTGGCGACTACGATGGCGATGGAAAGCTGGATCTATTCGTTCCGGGATATGTGCAGTACGACATTGCGCACCCGCCAGTACCCGGCTCGGATGTGGTTGCATTTTCGACTTGCGAATTCCGCGGCATCAAGGTGATGTGCGGTCCGCGCGGACTGAAGGGCGAGCAGGACCACCTCTTCCATAACAATGGCGACGGTACGTTCACGGACGTGAGCGAGAAGGCCGGCGTCAGCGATAAGAACGGGTACTACGGACTCGCTTCGGTGTTCGTCGATCTCAATAACGATGGCCGCGTGGACCTCGCCGTGGCTGACGACTCGACGCCGAACTATCTCTACATCAACAAGAACAATGGGACCTTTGAGGATGCCAGCTATGCGTCGGGATATGCGCTGAATGAGGACGGACACGAGACTGCATCCATGGGGATTGCGGTGGGGGACTATCGCAATAACGGGCTGCTGGACCTCTACAACACGGTGTTCTCGGACGATTACAACCCGCTGTATCGCAATGATGGCGATGGGAACTTTACCGAAGTCAGCTACTCGATGGGAATCGCGGAGTGGACTATTCCATTCCTCGGATGGGGCACCGTGTTTCTCGATTTCGACAACGATGGCTGGAAAGATTTGCTGGTTGCGAACGGGCATGTGTATCCCGAAGTAGACAAGAGCGATTGGGGTACGACCTTCAAGCAACGTCCGCTATTGATGCATAACGTGAAAGGCAAATTCGAACTGATGCCGGCGGTTACCGGATCGGCGCTGGCGAGTGTTTATGCAGGGCGCGGTCTGGCATACGGCGATCTCTTCAACGACGGCAAGATCGATGCGGTGATCAATCAACTCGCGGGGCCACCCGCGGTGTTGCGCAACGTGAGTGCCGACAAAAACCACTGGATCGCCTTCAAACTCGTCGGCGGCCCCAAGAGCCCGCGCGATGCCGTGGGCGCAGCCGTGTATGTGACTGCGGGCGTAATACGCCGGAGGGACGATGTGTTGAGCGGCGGGAGTTTCGCGTCGTCCAACGACCAACGGGTCCACTTCGGATTGGGCGAATCAGCAACCGCGGATGCAGTGGAAATCCATTGGCCGAGTGGCGTCATCCAAAAGCTCACCTCGTCGTTGCCGGCAGATAGGTACTACACCCTCGAAGAGGGGAAAACGCCGGTGCCGCAGACGCAGGGCAACGCGAAACCGTAA
- a CDS encoding sodium:solute symporter family protein yields the protein MSPLLASFVADRLVNLSSTDLVIIVFYFALVLAIGWQLKGQAKTGEDFFMAGREMTAWIAGLSFLSANLGSLELMGWAGAAYQYGILAAHWYWIGAIPAMIFLGLVMMPFYYISKTHSVPGYLKLRFGEPSRALSAVSFAFMTVLMSGINMYSMALVMKVVLGWDINVSIIVSSITVAIYVTLGGLRSAIFNEVLQFILIWAGALLIPIMGLIEAGGWTNLKAQITRNASAEYTHLWSTLGKFSDNPMGINWIGIVFGLGAIISMGYWTTDFLVVQRVLAAKDMRSAKMAPIIGAAFKMLVPFIVILPGLLALAVLPMKLVGESQAIATHGHSYNEVLPLMLARYCGPGLLGLGITALIAGFMSGMAGNVSAFTTVWTYDIYRAMIKKDASDAHYVNMGRASTIGGVIISILTAYFVMKFASIMDYVQALFSFFIAPLFATVVLGMLWKRATNAGGFWGLLAGTVSSVGMYAWVKLDPSALRYVAMSPDAQAMAENMYRALWSCLICALVTVVVSYATKPRPDAELVGLVKSVTPIPSEGDVPMYMRPAFWACVVAVGFIILQIIFW from the coding sequence ATGAGCCCACTCCTTGCGAGTTTCGTAGCGGACCGGTTGGTGAACCTCTCAAGCACCGACCTTGTCATCATCGTGTTCTACTTCGCCCTCGTCCTCGCCATTGGATGGCAGCTGAAGGGCCAAGCCAAGACCGGCGAAGACTTCTTCATGGCCGGACGCGAGATGACCGCGTGGATCGCCGGCCTTAGTTTCCTCTCCGCAAACCTCGGCTCTCTCGAACTGATGGGCTGGGCCGGGGCCGCCTACCAATACGGCATCCTCGCCGCCCACTGGTACTGGATCGGCGCCATTCCCGCCATGATCTTCCTTGGTCTTGTGATGATGCCGTTCTATTACATCTCCAAGACGCACTCGGTGCCGGGATACTTGAAGCTGCGCTTCGGTGAACCCAGTCGGGCACTGTCCGCCGTTTCGTTCGCGTTCATGACGGTGCTGATGAGTGGCATCAACATGTATTCGATGGCGCTGGTGATGAAGGTCGTTCTCGGCTGGGACATCAACGTCAGCATCATAGTTTCGTCCATCACGGTCGCCATCTACGTCACCCTCGGCGGCCTGCGTTCCGCCATCTTCAACGAAGTCTTGCAGTTCATTTTGATATGGGCAGGTGCGCTTCTCATCCCCATCATGGGCCTGATCGAAGCCGGCGGCTGGACGAACCTCAAGGCGCAAATCACGCGCAATGCCTCAGCGGAGTACACGCACCTCTGGTCCACGCTCGGGAAATTCAGCGACAACCCGATGGGCATCAATTGGATCGGCATCGTCTTCGGACTGGGCGCGATTATTTCGATGGGCTACTGGACGACGGATTTCCTGGTGGTGCAGCGCGTACTAGCCGCGAAGGACATGCGTTCGGCGAAGATGGCCCCGATCATTGGCGCCGCCTTCAAGATGTTGGTCCCCTTCATCGTCATTCTGCCCGGACTGCTCGCCCTCGCCGTCCTGCCCATGAAGCTTGTAGGCGAAAGCCAAGCTATTGCCACCCACGGACACAGCTACAACGAAGTTCTGCCCTTGATGCTCGCGCGCTACTGCGGCCCCGGCCTCCTCGGCCTCGGTATCACCGCGCTCATCGCTGGATTCATGTCCGGCATGGCGGGTAATGTCAGCGCTTTTACCACGGTGTGGACGTATGACATCTACCGCGCGATGATCAAAAAGGATGCGAGCGATGCCCATTACGTAAACATGGGACGTGCATCAACGATTGGCGGCGTAATCATCAGCATTCTCACTGCATACTTCGTGATGAAATTCGCCAGCATCATGGATTACGTGCAAGCGCTCTTCAGCTTCTTCATCGCTCCGCTTTTCGCAACCGTCGTTCTCGGCATGCTCTGGAAGAGGGCCACGAATGCAGGTGGCTTCTGGGGATTGCTTGCGGGTACCGTCTCGTCGGTCGGCATGTACGCCTGGGTGAAGCTCGATCCCTCGGCGCTGCGCTACGTCGCAATGTCACCCGACGCACAGGCGATGGCGGAGAACATGTATCGCGCCCTGTGGTCGTGTCTCATCTGCGCGCTGGTCACGGTGGTGGTGAGCTACGCCACGAAGCCGAGGCCCGACGCGGAACTGGTCGGGCTCGTGAAGTCAGTGACACCAATTCCAAGCGAAGGCGATGTGCCGATGTACATGCGTCCTGCGTTCTGGGCCTGCGTAGTCGCCGTCGGATTCATCATTCTTCAAATCATCTTCTGGTAG
- the araA gene encoding L-arabinose isomerase, producing MIDLKKFEVWFVTGSQHLYGPETLEKVAEHSREIAGGLDATPQMPVRVVFKPVLTTADAVHELCREANNAAHCIGLVTWMHTFSPAKMWIAGLKALQKPFLHLHTQYNRELPWATIDMDFMNLNQAAHGDREFGFIGSRMRLDRKVVVGFWQDLEVISELGTWARAAAGWHDAQHLKVARFGDNMRNVAVTEGDKVQAKIQLAYSVDGFGVGDLVARIHAASDRDVDHLVSEYEDTYTLSEPLTAKGKQRASLLDAARIELGLRHFLKDGNFHAFTDTFEDLHGLNQLPGIAVQRLMADGYGFGAEGDWKTAALVRTMKVMAAGLDAGTSFMEDYTYHLENGGLVLGAHMLEICPSIASGKPSCEIHPLSIGGKGDPVRLVFDSQTGPAVVATIVDVGERFRMVINKVNVIPPEVPLPKLPVARAVWIPEPNLAVAAACWIYAGGAHHTGFSLCLTAQHLQDYAEMAGIECVLIDNDTTVHACKNELRWNDAYYRLTGWR from the coding sequence CTGGAGAAGGTCGCGGAACATTCGCGCGAGATTGCGGGTGGACTCGATGCCACGCCGCAGATGCCTGTTCGCGTCGTTTTCAAGCCGGTGCTCACCACCGCAGACGCCGTCCACGAACTCTGTCGCGAGGCCAACAACGCCGCTCACTGCATCGGTCTCGTCACCTGGATGCATACCTTCTCACCCGCCAAGATGTGGATTGCCGGGCTGAAGGCGCTGCAGAAACCATTCCTACATCTCCACACGCAATACAACCGTGAGTTGCCGTGGGCCACCATCGACATGGATTTCATGAACCTGAACCAGGCCGCGCATGGCGACCGTGAGTTCGGCTTCATCGGCAGCCGCATGCGCCTCGACCGCAAGGTCGTGGTTGGCTTCTGGCAGGATCTCGAAGTTATCTCCGAGCTTGGCACCTGGGCGCGCGCTGCGGCGGGTTGGCACGATGCGCAACATTTGAAAGTCGCACGTTTTGGCGACAACATGCGAAACGTTGCCGTGACTGAAGGCGACAAAGTGCAGGCGAAAATCCAGCTCGCCTACTCGGTAGATGGCTTCGGTGTCGGCGATCTCGTGGCCCGCATTCACGCCGCAAGCGACAGGGATGTAGACCATCTAGTATCAGAATACGAGGACACCTACACCCTCTCCGAGCCGCTGACCGCGAAGGGCAAGCAACGCGCGTCTCTGCTCGACGCTGCACGCATCGAGCTTGGCCTGCGCCATTTCCTCAAAGACGGCAACTTCCACGCCTTCACCGACACCTTCGAAGACCTCCACGGCCTTAACCAACTCCCGGGCATCGCGGTGCAACGTCTGATGGCGGACGGTTACGGCTTCGGCGCTGAAGGCGATTGGAAGACTGCCGCGCTGGTTCGCACCATGAAAGTGATGGCCGCCGGACTCGATGCCGGTACGTCATTCATGGAGGACTACACCTATCACCTTGAGAATGGCGGGCTCGTACTCGGGGCTCACATGCTTGAGATTTGCCCCTCGATCGCCAGCGGCAAGCCTTCGTGCGAGATCCATCCCCTCAGCATCGGTGGCAAGGGCGATCCCGTGCGCCTTGTCTTCGACTCGCAGACCGGTCCTGCCGTCGTGGCGACAATCGTGGACGTCGGCGAGCGCTTCCGGATGGTCATCAACAAAGTGAATGTCATTCCGCCCGAGGTGCCTTTGCCCAAATTGCCCGTAGCGCGCGCTGTCTGGATTCCTGAGCCGAACCTGGCCGTGGCCGCCGCATGCTGGATCTACGCCGGCGGCGCACACCACACCGGCTTCAGCTTGTGCCTTACCGCCCAACATCTCCAGGACTATGCCGAAATGGCGGGCATCGAGTGCGTGCTGATCGACAACGACACCACTGTTCACGCTTGCAAGAACGAGTTGCGCTGGAACGACGCTTATTACCGCTTGACGGGTTGGCGCTGA
- a CDS encoding SCO family protein: MLLNIVIDTGHDQPETLASYAPKWNADPKGWHVLSGSLDQVQKVCHYFDMNYYPDEGLYIHSFHTAILDRKGKLVANLEGNEFTAQ; encoded by the coding sequence GTGCTGCTCAATATCGTCATCGACACCGGCCACGACCAACCGGAGACCCTCGCGAGCTATGCGCCAAAATGGAACGCTGACCCGAAAGGCTGGCATGTTCTCTCCGGCTCCCTCGATCAAGTGCAGAAGGTCTGCCACTATTTCGACATGAACTATTACCCGGACGAAGGTCTCTACATCCATTCCTTCCATACCGCGATACTCGATCGCAAAGGCAAACTGGTAGCAAATCTCGAAGGCAACGAATTCACGGCGCAATAA